A stretch of Coleofasciculaceae cyanobacterium DNA encodes these proteins:
- a CDS encoding amylo-alpha-1,6-glucosidase yields MTEPLKLDGKTYVPAEIAPIPQWPCVKNELRLSTLTLKDDDIFLVTDTLGNIPGCLPGEATTSVGLFCQDTRFLSRLELQIDGQLPILLSSNASRGFAMSILCANPHLEKQQIGAETIGIEREIAINGGLFEELGITNYSTGAVSFELSLSFDADFVDLFEIRGWERKQRGKVLRLMAIAENNELETVEAEASSIENVESDLSEVKPEQARSPFIYESRSEFSASKLKPEPSSATQTSEDLVLAYQGLDGAVSSSRIQFSSRQPDYFKGHTAIWHIELNPHQTIHLGYRVQLLFHSRSISKVGTPMTLMQAKAAESMELQEWQQQVTKIESDSSTFNRLIERAQQDIYLLRQSFEDRKFLSAGIPWFSTLFGRDSIIAAWQTLILDPKIAQDTLFILAQYQGKTEDQWREEEPGKILHELRLGEMARCDEIPHTPYYGTVDATPLWLILYAEYYAWTGDRDTLEQLWEAALAAMSWIDRNCSQTGYLSYARHSPSGLLNQGWKDSGDCIVNRQGQLATGSITLCEVQGYVYGAKMRLCAIAEIMKRTDLAGRWYREASELKNRFNRDFWLPDLDYCALALDGEGKPVESITSNPGHCLAMGILKPDKAMNVAERLRAPDLFSGWGIRTLSKLSPAYNPMGYHIGSVWPHDNSITALGLRATAAEVPGESSSLVEQALELATGIIDMTLQQPYLRPPELFCGYERSAENTPVRYPVACSPQAWATGTLFQLLQVAINLVPDAANNRVRVIEPVLPDSLNRLSLQNLKVGSTILDLEFERLGNTTACRVAKKRGNLRVFFEA; encoded by the coding sequence ATGACAGAGCCTCTCAAACTCGATGGCAAAACCTATGTCCCAGCCGAAATTGCTCCAATCCCTCAATGGCCTTGTGTTAAAAACGAGTTGAGATTATCTACTTTAACTCTTAAAGACGATGACATTTTCTTAGTTACGGACACTTTGGGTAATATTCCTGGTTGTTTGCCAGGAGAAGCAACTACAAGTGTCGGACTATTTTGCCAAGATACTCGCTTTTTGAGTCGTCTGGAATTGCAAATTGATGGTCAGTTACCGATTCTGCTTAGCAGTAATGCTAGCCGTGGCTTTGCTATGTCGATTCTGTGTGCAAATCCGCATTTGGAAAAGCAGCAAATTGGGGCGGAAACGATTGGAATTGAAAGAGAAATTGCGATTAATGGCGGACTGTTTGAAGAGTTAGGTATTACCAACTATAGTACCGGCGCTGTCAGCTTTGAGCTTAGTCTGAGTTTTGATGCCGATTTTGTCGATTTATTTGAAATTCGTGGCTGGGAGCGCAAACAGCGTGGTAAAGTGCTACGTTTGATGGCGATCGCCGAAAATAATGAGTTAGAAACAGTAGAAGCAGAAGCTAGTTCGATAGAAAATGTAGAATCCGATCTCTCAGAAGTAAAACCCGAACAGGCACGTAGTCCTTTTATTTATGAATCTCGCTCCGAGTTTTCAGCAAGTAAACTTAAGCCAGAGCCATCGAGCGCAACTCAAACATCCGAAGATTTAGTTTTAGCCTATCAAGGTTTAGATGGGGCGGTAAGCTCGTCGCGCATTCAATTTTCTTCTCGTCAGCCTGACTATTTTAAAGGTCACACCGCTATTTGGCACATAGAGTTAAATCCTCACCAAACCATACATTTAGGCTACCGCGTACAGTTGCTTTTTCATAGTCGTTCTATTTCCAAAGTAGGTACGCCAATGACGCTGATGCAGGCAAAAGCAGCCGAATCAATGGAGTTGCAAGAATGGCAACAGCAAGTAACTAAAATTGAATCCGATAGTAGTACTTTTAACCGTTTAATTGAAAGAGCGCAGCAAGATATTTATCTATTGCGCCAAAGTTTTGAAGACAGAAAATTTTTATCGGCAGGAATCCCTTGGTTTTCTACCCTGTTTGGTCGAGATTCAATTATTGCAGCATGGCAAACGCTAATCCTCGATCCCAAAATTGCCCAAGATACTTTATTCATCCTGGCTCAATATCAGGGTAAAACCGAAGACCAATGGCGAGAAGAAGAGCCAGGAAAAATCCTTCACGAATTACGTCTTGGGGAAATGGCGCGCTGCGACGAAATTCCTCATACGCCTTACTACGGTACGGTAGATGCAACTCCTTTATGGCTGATTCTCTATGCTGAATATTATGCTTGGACGGGCGATCGCGATACGCTAGAACAGTTGTGGGAAGCTGCTTTAGCCGCTATGAGCTGGATCGATCGCAACTGTAGCCAAACGGGCTATCTATCTTACGCTCGTCATTCTCCCAGTGGTTTGCTCAATCAGGGTTGGAAAGATTCTGGAGACTGTATCGTTAACCGCCAAGGTCAATTAGCAACAGGATCGATCACTTTATGTGAGGTTCAAGGTTACGTTTATGGGGCAAAAATGCGTCTATGTGCGATCGCTGAGATCATGAAAAGAACCGATCTAGCTGGAAGATGGTATCGAGAGGCTTCAGAACTGAAAAACCGCTTTAATCGAGACTTTTGGCTTCCCGATTTAGATTATTGTGCTTTGGCTTTAGATGGAGAAGGAAAACCAGTCGAAAGCATTACCAGTAATCCAGGTCACTGTCTGGCTATGGGCATTTTAAAGCCTGATAAAGCGATGAACGTAGCTGAAAGACTGCGCGCGCCAGATTTATTTAGTGGTTGGGGTATTCGTACTCTAAGCAAATTATCTCCAGCTTACAATCCCATGGGCTATCATATCGGTTCGGTTTGGCCCCACGACAATAGCATTACTGCTTTGGGTTTACGCGCTACCGCTGCGGAAGTTCCCGGAGAATCATCTAGTTTAGTCGAGCAAGCTCTCGAACTCGCCACGGGAATTATAGATATGACTCTCCAACAACCCTATTTACGACCGCCAGAACTGTTCTGCGGCTACGAACGTAGTGCCGAAAATACCCCCGTGCGCTATCCTGTAGCTTGTTCTCCCCAAGCTTGGGCAACAGGTACGCTATTTCAGCTTTTGCAGGTGGCAATTAATCTCGTTCCCGATGCAGCTAACAACCGCGTGCGTGTGATCGAGCCAGTTTTACCCGACTCTCTCAATCGTCTTTCATTGCAAAATCTTAAAGTAGGTTCGACCATACTTGATTTGGAATTTGAACGTCTGGGCAATACTACTGCTTGTCGGGTAGCCAAAAAACGTGGCAATCTCAGGGTATTTTTTGAAGCTTAA
- a CDS encoding glycosyltransferase family 4 protein encodes MKIAQIAPLWERVPPPAYGGTEIVVSLLTDELVRRGHEVTLFASGDSQTLAHLEPSCPKALRAIEASPAEISVYQNLQLDQVFTQAAEFDLIHSHVGEVTFSSAKLVETPTLHTVHNTIQSHIEPLWRASRQQNFISISNSQRRSDLQLNYVATVYNGINTSEYPFYPQPDNHPYLAFLGRISPEKGPHLAIEIAKRTGWHLKMAGKIDFFNREFFEEQIKPQIDGKQIEFLGEANHQQKCLLVGGAVATLFPITWNEPFGLVMAESMALGTPVIAIALGSTPEVIQDGQTGFLADNVEECIAALDRIKEINRIACRDRVITKFSVERMVDDYEAIYQKLLTKKSLNNNHIPNLVINKIA; translated from the coding sequence ATGAAAATTGCTCAAATTGCCCCTCTTTGGGAACGAGTACCTCCTCCTGCTTATGGCGGTACGGAAATTGTAGTTAGCCTGCTGACAGATGAATTAGTGCGCCGAGGTCATGAAGTTACTCTTTTCGCTTCGGGAGATTCCCAAACCTTAGCCCATTTAGAGCCTTCTTGTCCCAAAGCTTTGCGAGCGATAGAAGCAAGTCCAGCAGAAATTTCAGTTTATCAAAATCTACAGCTAGATCAAGTTTTTACTCAAGCTGCGGAGTTCGATTTGATTCACTCTCATGTAGGCGAAGTTACATTTTCCTCGGCAAAGCTAGTTGAAACGCCAACGCTACATACAGTTCACAATACTATTCAGTCTCATATTGAACCGCTGTGGCGAGCATCGAGGCAGCAAAATTTCATCAGTATTTCTAATTCACAAAGACGCAGCGATCTGCAACTAAACTATGTCGCTACTGTTTACAACGGAATTAATACCAGCGAATATCCTTTCTATCCCCAGCCAGACAATCATCCCTATCTGGCTTTTTTAGGTCGAATCTCGCCAGAAAAAGGCCCGCATTTAGCAATTGAAATTGCCAAACGTACTGGCTGGCATTTAAAAATGGCAGGAAAGATAGATTTTTTCAATCGCGAGTTTTTTGAGGAGCAAATAAAACCTCAAATTGACGGTAAACAGATTGAATTTTTAGGAGAAGCCAATCACCAACAAAAATGTCTTCTCGTCGGTGGTGCAGTTGCAACCCTGTTTCCGATTACCTGGAACGAACCTTTTGGCTTGGTAATGGCAGAATCAATGGCACTGGGTACTCCCGTAATTGCGATCGCACTAGGTTCGACTCCAGAAGTCATCCAAGACGGTCAAACGGGATTTTTGGCTGACAATGTCGAGGAATGTATCGCTGCGCTCGATCGCATTAAAGAAATAAACCGTATTGCCTGTCGCGATCGCGTCATCACTAAATTTAGTGTCGAGCGCATGGTTGACGACTACGAAGCAATTTATCAAAAACTGTTAACGAAGAAGTCCCTGAATAATAATCACATTCCCAACCTGGTTATTAATAAAATCGCTTAA
- a CDS encoding DUF4079 domain-containing protein, translated as MSLAIPESVKVWSQFIHPIIMWVLLATAIYALYLGLKIRQSRNVEGEAKKELIKGRYNVKHYQVGSVLLAVLTLNAFLGMAVTYINKGKIFFGSHLIVGLTMVSLIVTSASLSPFMQRGNMWARNLHLALNIGVLGLFGWQAITGVQVVQKMISQL; from the coding sequence ATGAGTTTGGCAATTCCAGAATCAGTAAAAGTTTGGTCGCAATTTATTCACCCTATTATCATGTGGGTGTTATTAGCAACAGCAATTTATGCTCTATATTTAGGGCTAAAAATTCGGCAAAGTCGGAATGTTGAAGGTGAAGCTAAGAAAGAATTAATTAAGGGGCGTTACAACGTTAAGCACTACCAAGTTGGTTCAGTGCTGTTAGCGGTACTTACGCTCAATGCTTTTTTAGGTATGGCTGTTACCTATATCAACAAAGGTAAAATCTTTTTTGGCTCTCACTTAATTGTAGGTTTAACCATGGTAAGCCTAATCGTTACCTCTGCTTCCCTCTCACCTTTTATGCAAAGAGGTAATATGTGGGCGCGCAACCTTCATTTGGCGCTAAATATTGGCGTTTTAGGGCTATTTGGCTGGCAAGCAATAACTGGTGTACAGGTAGTACAAAAGATGATCAGCCAACTCTAG